The proteins below come from a single Corylus avellana chromosome ca3, CavTom2PMs-1.0 genomic window:
- the LOC132176122 gene encoding uncharacterized protein LOC132176122, whose protein sequence is MEETQKLPMAKTGKIIRTSIYTFLQRYNYFTSTAALLAFPFSVSVLFSQACVPSSSSLLLTIYSRLRNLFDAAGFPPSSEFFTILSQKLSQTIFSSILTLPFTLSFLLITKAAIIQALKQNKPTLPLPPSLFSSLLTLYKPLFLTYLCNSFLILSANATVFSLLFFAFNCLEGFGFSSPNCLLFLSAAGAVLYSIILANALIVCSLAMVLSGMERCGGYMAILKACALIRGRTSTALLLALPVNMALASIEALFQFRVVRAYHFAGKLGASMALEGIFIAYLYSIFIVLDTVVICIFFKSCKTGYWIEQEGRYSYRIEFAGEEDSDVYVRLRTAQEHA, encoded by the coding sequence atgGAAGAAACCCAAAAGCTTCCAATGGCAAAAACAGGCAAGATTATCAGAACTTCAATCTACACATTCCTTCAAAGGTACAACTACTTCACCTCAACGGCTGCACTCCTGGCCTTCCCCTTCTCTGTTTCAGTTCTGTTCTCACAAGCCTGTGTCCCCTCCTCTTCATCTCTTCTGTTAACCATTTACAGCCGCCTACGAAATCTCTTTGACGCTGCAGGCTTCCCACCCTCTTCAGAGTTCTTCACCATTCTTAGCCAGAAGCTTTCCCAGACAATCTTTTCCTCCATCCTTACACTTCCTTTCACCCTCTCCTTCCTCCTCATCACAAAAGCAGCTATAATTCAAGCcctcaaacaaaacaaaccaacTTTGCCATTGCCACCttccttgttttcttctttactaACCCTTTACAAGCCACTCTTTCTCACCTACTTATGCAACTCTTTCTTGATCCTCTCCGCGAATGCCACcgtcttctctcttctcttctttgcCTTCAATTGTCTGGAAGGATTTGGCTTCTCTTCTCCCAACTGCCTCCTCTTCCTGTCGGCTGCAGGGGCTGTGCTCTACTCCATAATTCTGGCCAATGCCCTCATAGTATGCAGCCTGGCAATGGTTTTGTCTGGCATGGAACGCTGCGGTGGATACATGGCGATCCTCAAGGCTTGTGCTCTTATACGAGGAAGAACGTCGACCGCGCTGTTGCTGGCATTGCCGGTCAATATGGCTCTGGCCTCCATTGAAGCCTTGTTCCAATTCCGGGTTGTGAGAGCTTATCATTTTGCTGGAAAGCTAGGAGCATCCATGGCTTTGGAGGGGATCTTCATTGCTTACTTGTATTCGATTTTCATTGTTCTTGATACGGTTGTGATTTGCATATTCTTCAAAAGCTGCAAGACAGGATATTGGATAGAGCAGGAAGGAAGGTACTCTTACAGGATTGAATTTGCAGGGGAAGAAGACAGTGATGTCTATGTCCGATTAAGGACTGCTCAAGAACATGCATAG
- the LOC132173996 gene encoding formin-like protein 20 — translation MALFRRFFYRKPPDRLLEISERVYVFDCCFSTDVLEEDEYKVYMGGIVAQLQDHFPEASFMVFNFREGERRSQISDILTQYDMTVMDYPRQFEGCPLLSLEMIHHFLRSSESWLSLEGQQNVLLMHCERGGWPVLAFMLAGLLLYRKQYTGEQKTLDMVYKQAPKELLHLLSPLNPQPSQLRYLQYISRRNLGSDWPPSDTPLFMDCLILRVLPLFDGGKGCRPVIRVYGQDPKTPANRSSKLLFSTSKVKKHVRNYLQAECLLVKIDIHCRVQGDVVLECIHLNEDLVREEMMFRVMFHTAFVRSSILLFSRDEIDVLWDAKDQFPKDFRAEVLFSDADAVVPTLTTVVASEDGNETESASPEEFFEVEEIFSNVIDAQEAKGDYDNHVGQDNTRDDIVQKEVWKEELDPHTFQDCASDEGTPKQDVKVDSNIDAVKDIAVDDVKYKLDERVHSDLHLVKDIAVDDGVNLHSTVAAADMQINLETKEVVEDVSGKLEEMEDNNVTQKNLDSKVLRQKSDKLLPSVPRKLAAVNTKPTADTVVVKQKIKQQEPQGAHVKLAKPNAVSRWIPSNKGSYTNSMHVSYPPSRINIAPAAPGSNASKDSNGGSKSKTSSITATPASVVSTDVINDLTSCKVDPVKPSDSGQETLASCPPSLVPPIEEADSSSPTQTPHLSPRQVVPHPPPPPPPPIRPIFPLHGRQFTLLTSSLSPSPLPVSDERIPSTDPSTSTTSTTPDGFTTFIHLPIRHQFIFLLPSPLLPSPLFQRTSPPPPPMREAVPPPPSMSRVPPPPMRGAPPPPPPPPPPMHGAPLPPPPPMRGAPAPPPPPPMPGAPPPPPPPPMRGAPPPPPPPTGRGPPPPPPPLRGAPPPPPPLGARAPGPPAPPRPPGGAPPPPPPLGAKGPNAAADARGIGRGRGIPRPTGMGASATAPRRSSLKPLHWSKVTRALQGSLWEELQRYGETQIAPGFDVSELESLFSATVPKPADAGGKSGGRRKSVGSKTDKVHLIDLRRANNTEIMLTKVKMPLPDMMAAVLAMDASVLDVDQVENLIKFCPTKEEMELLKGYTGDMENLGKCEQYFLELMKVPRVESKLRVFSFKIQFSSQISEFKKSLNTVNSACEEVRKSVKLKEVMKLILLIGNTLNQGTARGSAIGFKLDSLLKLTDTRASNSKMTLMHYLCKILADNSPTLLDFHLEFVSLEAATKIQLKSLAEEMQAIIKGLEKVRQELAASENDGPVSEVFRKTLKEFIGVAETEVASVTNLYSVVGRNADALALYFGEDPARCPFEQVTATLLNFVRLFRKAHEENCKQTELEKKKAEKEADMEKAKGINLTRKAAR, via the exons ATGGCGCTGTTCAGAAGGTTCTTTTACCGGAAGCCGCCGGATCGGCTTCTCGAGATCTCCGAGAGGGTCTATG tGTTTGATTGTTGCTTCTCCACGGACGTTTTGGAAGAAGATGAGTATAAAGTTTACATGGGTGGCATTGTAGCCCAGCTACAAGATCACTTTCCTGAAGCTTCTTTCATGGTATTTAACTTTAGAGAAGGTGAGAGGCGAAGCCAAATTTCAGATATATTGACTCAGTATGACATGACAGTCATGGATTACCCTCGGCAATTTGAGGGGTGTCCTCTGCTGTCGCTGGAGATGATCCACCACTTCCTTCGATCGAGTGAAAGCTGGTTGTCACTGGAAGGGCAACAAAATGTGCTGTTGATGCACTGTGAAAGAGGAGGATGGCCTGTGCTTGCATTCATGCTAGCAGGTCTTCTGTTATACCGGAAACAGTACACTGGGGAGCAGAAGACTCTTGATATGGTCTACAAGCAAGCTCCTAAGGAACTTCTTCATCTTCTGTCTCCTTTAAACCCACAGCCTTCTCAGCTGAGATATCTTCAGTATATCTCTAGAAGAAATTTGGGCTCTGATTGGCCTCCATCAGATACACCTTTATTTATGGATTGTCTGATACTTAGAGTTCTTCCACTTTTTGATGGGGGAAAAGGTTGCAGGCCCGTTATACGTGTTTATGGTCAGGACCCTAAAACGCCAGCTAATAGAAGTTCTAAGCTTCTGTTTTCGACGTCAAAGGTGAAAAAACATGTGCGCAACTACCTACAG GCAGAGTGTTTGCTGGTGAAAATTGATATTCATTGCCGTGTTCAAGGGGATGTTGTTCTTGAGTGCATCCATTTGAATGAAGATCTTGTGCGTGAGGAGATGATGTTTAGAGTTATGTTCCACACAGCATTTGTGCGGTCAAGTATTCTGCTGTTTAGCCGTGATGAAATTGATGTTCTATGGGATGCCAAGGATCAATTCCCCAAGGACTTTAGAGCAGAG GTACTTTTTTCGGATGCTGATGCTGTTGTGCCTACTCTTACTACAGTCGTAGCGAGTGAAGATGGAAATGAGACAGAAAGTGCTTCACCTGAGGAGTTTTTTGAGGTGGAAGAGATCTTTAGCAATGTAATCGACGCGCAAGAAGCAAAAGGGGATTATGATAATCATGTGGGTCAGGACAATACACGGGATGATATTGTTCAGAAAGAAGTCTGGAAAGAGGAGTTGGATCCTCACACATTTCAAGACTGTGCATCAGATGAAGGAACACCCAAACAGGATGTAAAGGTGGATTCTAATATTGATGCAGTGAAGGACATTGCTGTTGATGATGTGAAGTATAAGCTGGATGAGAGGGTCCATTCTGATCTCCATTTGGTGAAAGACATTGCTGTTGATGACGGTGTCAATTTACATTCCACGGTAGCTGCTGCTGATATGCAGATAAATCTTGAAACCAAGGAAGTGGTTGAAGATGTATCTGGAAAATTGGAAGAGATGGAAGACAACAATGTTACACAGAAGAACTTGGATTCCAAGGTCCTTAGACAAAAATCTGATAAATTACTGCCTTCTGTCCCTAGGAAGCTGGCTGCAGTGAATACAAAACCAACTGCAGATACAGTTGTTGTCAAACAAAAGATCAAGCAGCAAGAACCTCAAGGAGCTCATGTAAAACTAGCGAAGCCAAATGCAGTATCTAGGTGGATCCCTTCTAACAAGGGCTCTTATACTAATTCAATGCATGTATCATATCCACCATCAAGAATTAACATTGCACCAGCTGCTCCTGGCAGTAATGCTTCGAAGGATTCTAATGGAGGTTCCAAATCAAAGACCTCTTCTATTACTGCTACCCCTGCCTCTGTGGTTTCGACTGATGTGATCAATGATTTGACAAGTTGTAAGGTGGATCCTGTGAAGCCTTCAGACTCTGGACAAGAGACACTTGCTTCCTGCCCACCATCATTAGTTCCACCAATTGAAGAGGCAGATTCTTCCTCACCGACTCAAACACCACATCTTAGCCCACGGCAAGTAGTGCCCCATCCACCACCACCGCCTCCGCCTCCCATTCGGCCCATTTTTCCACTGCA CGGTCGCCAGTTCACACTCCTGACCTCCTCCCTCTCCCCTTCCCCTCTTCCTGTATCCGATGAACGCATCCCTTCCACCGATCCTTCCACCTCCACCACTTCCACCACCCCTGACGGTTTCACCACCTTCATTCATCTCCCCATCCGCCaccaatttatttttctcctgCCTTCCCCGCTTCTCCCCTCTCCTCTCTTCCAGCGCACTTCTCCGCCACCACCTCCAATGCGTGAAGCAGTGCCTCCACCTCCTTCAATGTCTAGAGTGCCGCCTCCTCCAATGCGTGGAGCGCCACCGCCACCGCCGCCGCCGCCTCCTCCAATGCATGGAGCACCACTGCCGCCGCCTCCTCCAATGCGTGGAGCACCAGCACCACCGCCACCTCCTCCAATGCCTGgagcaccaccaccaccgccccCTCCTCCTATGCGTGGAgcaccacctcctccaccacctccTACAGGTCGAGGCCCACCTCCCCCACCTCCCCCATTGCGTGGAGCACCACCGCCTCCACCTCCTCTAGGAGCTCGTGCGCCTGGCCCTCCAGCTCCACCTAGACCCCCAGGTGGtgcacctcctcctcctccaccattAGGTGCCAAAGGACCAAATGCTGCAGCTGATGCGAGAGGGATAGGGAGAGGGCGTGGGATTCCACGTCCTACAGGGATGGGGGCGAGTGCTACAGCTCCTCGAAGATCCTCCTTGAAGCCTTTGCATTGGAGCAAGGTAACCAGGGCTTTGCAAGGAAGTTTGTGGGAAGAATTGCAAAGATATGGAGAGACTCAAAT TGCGCCAGGGTTTGACGTGTCAGAGTTAGAGAGCCTTTTCTCTGCAACTGTTCCAAAACCTGCTGATGCAGGAGGTAAATCTGGGGGACGACGCAAGTCTGTTGGATCCAAGACTGACAAAGTCCACCTG ATTGACCTGAGGAGAGCCAACAATACTGAAATCATGCTCACAAAAGTTAAGATGCCGCTTCCTGATATGATG gCTGCCGTTCTTGCAATGGATGCGTCAGTATTAGATGTTGATCAGGTGGAGAATCTTATAAAGTTTTGTCCTACAAAAGAGGAGATGGAACTTCTCAAG GGCTACACTGGTGACATGGAGAACTTGGGAAAGTGTGAACAG TACTTTTTGGAGCTCATGAAAGTGCCTCGTGTGGAGTCAAAATTAAGAGTATTCTCTTTCAAGATTCAGTTCAGTTCTCAG ATTTCAGAATTTAAAAAGAGTTTGAACACTGTGAACTCTGCATGCGAAGAG GTCCGGAAATCTGTCAAACTGAAGGAAGTTATGAAGCTTATTCTTTTGATAGGGAATACATTGAACCAAGGAACTGCTAGGG GTTCTGCAATTGGATTCAAGTTAGACAGTCTTCTAAAGCTCACTGATACACGTGCTTCTAACAGTAAGATGACACTCATGCATTATCTTTGTAAG ATTTTGGCTGATAATTCACCCACACTTCTTGATTTTCACCTGGAGTTTGTTAGCCTGGAAGCTGCAACTAAG ATACAATTGAAGTCTTTAGCAGAAGAAATGCAAGCTATAATCAAGGGACTAGAGAAGGTCAGGCAGGAGCTGGCTGCATCTGAAAATGATGGCCCTGTATCTGAAGTTTTCCGTAAG ACATTGAAAGAATTCATTGGCGTTGCTGAGACAGAGGTGGCATCTGTAACAAATCTATACTCTGTGGTG GGTAGAAATGCAGATGCACTTGCACTGTATTTCGGTGAGGATCCTGCCCGTTGCCCATTTGAGCAGG TCACGGCGACTCTCCTAAACTTTGTAAGGTTGTTTCGGAAAGCACATGAAGAGAACTGCAAACAGACCGaattggagaagaagaaagccGAGAAGGAGGCCGATATGGAGAAGGCGAAGGGCATTAATCTTACACGGAAGGCGGCAAGATAA
- the LOC132174694 gene encoding protein IMPAIRED IN BABA-INDUCED STERILITY 1-like isoform X1, protein MGCVSSKQAVSVTPALDHSGAFRDSGVGSGRSRLGSSEKEKGGKKKNAAELVAMAGALSGGSELGESGRASSNGNESSYSFRLGNLNKYVEGEQVAAGWPAWLSAVAGEAIQGWVPLRPDAFEKLEKIGQGTYSSVFRARDMETGRLVALKKVRFDNFEPESVRFMAREIMILRRLDHPNIIKLEGLITSRLSCSIYLVFEYMEHDITGLLSCPDIKFSESQIKCYMKQLLSGLEHCHSRGVMHRDIKGSNLLVNNEGILKVADFGLANFYSSGNRQPLTSRVVTLWYRPPELLLGSTDYGASVDLWSVGCVFAELILGKPILQGRTEVEQLHKIFKLCGSPPDEYWKRSKLPHATLFKPQQPYDGCLRETFKNLPKTTISLLETLLSVDPHKRGTASSALASEYFTTKPYACDPSSLPTYPPSKEIDAKIREEAKRKKIGGRARGSEITRKAARKPHGFCKLAPAEEMANQRQDSHRINGNHGDILKEVNSAVDVVARKPSTDKLEEASHVKNASQGDIPFPGPLQVSTSSGFAWAKRRKDEASTRSHTRSISRGHIFSVVEPTTALHSRNNVDSKRHENRDVIYGVRTNSRGHDSYEVAKLAMQNNWCKFERPDSFDASDEYHSQELSMAQYQRDEMVAKRRNLDQGDAVEFSGPLLSQSHKVDELLEKHERQIRRIVRKSWFQRGRKHGK, encoded by the exons ATGGGTTGCGTGAGCTCCAAGCAGGCGGTGTCGGTGACGCCTGCACTGGACCACTCTGGGGCGTTCAGGGACAGCGGAGTCGGGTCGGGTCGGAGTCGGCTGGGGTCGAGCGAGAAGGAGAAGGGCGGCAAGAAGAAGAATGCTGCTGAGCTGGTTGCGATGGCGGGGGCGCTGAGTGGGGGGAGCGAGTTGGGCGAGTCGGGGAGGGCGAGTTCGAACGGGAACGAATCGTCTTACAGCTTCAGATTGGGGAATTTGAACAAGTACGTGGAGGGCGAACAGGTGGCCGCCGGCTGGCCGGCTTGGCTAAGCGCCGTCGCCGGCGAAGCCATTCAGGGCTGGGTTCCTCTCCGACCCGATGCCTTCGAAAAACTAGAAAAG ATCGGACAGGGTACGTATAGCAGCGTGTTCCGAGCACGTGACATGGAAACCGGGAGGTTAGTTGCTCTGAAGAAGGTGCGGTTTGATAATTTTGAGCCTGAGAGTGTTAGGTTTATGGCTCGAGAGATTATGATTCTACGCCGGCTTGACCATCCTAACATCATAAAACTGGAGGGCTTAATTACTTCCCGATTATCATGTAGCATATACCTTGTATTCGAGTACATGGAACATGATATTACTGGACTCTTATCTTGCCCAGACATCAAGTTCAGTGAGTCACAG atTAAGTGCTACATGAAGCAGTTGTTATCTGGACTTGAACACTGTCACTCAAGGGGTGTAATGCATCGGGACATTAAAGGATCAAATCTTTTGGTAAATAACGAAGGAATTTTGAAGGTGGCTGATTTTGGATTGGCAAATTTCTATAGTTCTGGGAATAGGCAACCTCTAACCAGTCGAGTTGTCACTTTGTGGTACCGTCCTCCGGAGCTTCTGCTGGGATCGACTGATTATGGAGCATCTGTGGATCTGTGGAGTGTTGGCTGTGTATTTGCAGAACTAATCCTTGGAAAACCTATCCTTCAAGGGAGAACGGAG GTTGAACAATTacacaaaattttcaaactttgtGGATCCCCACCTGATGAATACTGGAAAAGAAGCAAACTTCCTCATGCAACTCTATTCAAGCCACAGCAACCTTATGATGGTTGTCTTCGGGagacttttaaaaatttaccaAAAACCACCATAAGCCTGCTAGAAACGCTTCTTTCCGTAGATCCCCACAAGCGAGGGACAGCCTCTTCTGCTCTTGCATCTGAG TATTTCACAACAAAGCCCTATGCATGTGATCCATCAAGCTTGCCGACGTACCCACCTAGCAAAGAGATTGATGCAAAAATTCGCGAGGAGGCAAAGAG GAAAAAGATTGGTGGAAGAGCTCGTGGATCTGAAATAACAAGAAAGGCTGCAAGAAAACCCCATGGATTCTGTAAACTGGCACCAGCagag GAAATGGCAAACCAAAGACAAGATTCTCATAGGATTAATGGTAACCATGGAGATATTCTTAAAGAAGTAAATTCTGCCGTAGATGTGGTGGCACGAAAGCCATCAACTGATAAACTTGAAGAAGCTTCCCATGTAAAGAATGCATCTCAAGGCGACATTCCTTTTCCTGGCCCCTTACAAGTTTCTACATCAAGTGGTTTTGCATGGGCAAAAAGGAGGAAAGATGAGGCATCCACAAGATCGCACACTAGGTCTATTTCAAGAGGACACATTTTCAGTGTTGTAGAACCTACTACGGCATTGCATTCAAGGAACAATGTTGACTCCAAAAGGCATGAAAACCGGGATGTTATATATGGAGTCCGCACCAATTCAAGAGGCCATGATTCATATGAGGTTGCGAAGCTTGCAATGCAGAATAATTGGTGCAAGTTTGAGCGTCCAGACTCATTTGATGCTTCTGATGAGTACCACTCTCAGGAACTATCGATGGCACAGTATCAACGAGACGAAATGGTTGCTAAAAGAAGAAATCTG GATCAAGGGGATGCGGTTGAATTTTCCGGACCCTTATTGTCTCAATCACACAAAGTTGATGAACTTTTAGAGAAGCATGAGCGCCAAATCCGCCGGATAGTGCGAAAATCATGGTTTCAAAGAG GGAGAAAGCATGGGAAGTAA
- the LOC132174694 gene encoding protein IMPAIRED IN BABA-INDUCED STERILITY 1-like isoform X2, with protein MGCVSSKQAVSVTPALDHSGAFRDSGVGSGRSRLGSSEKEKGGKKKNAAELVAMAGALSGGSELGESGRASSNGNESSYSFRLGNLNKYVEGEQVAAGWPAWLSAVAGEAIQGWVPLRPDAFEKLEKIGQGTYSSVFRARDMETGRLVALKKVRFDNFEPESVRFMAREIMILRRLDHPNIIKLEGLITSRLSCSIYLVFEYMEHDITGLLSCPDIKFSESQIKCYMKQLLSGLEHCHSRGVMHRDIKGSNLLVNNEGILKVADFGLANFYSSGNRQPLTSRVVTLWYRPPELLLGSTDYGASVDLWSVGCVFAELILGKPILQGRTEVEQLHKIFKLCGSPPDEYWKRSKLPHATLFKPQQPYDGCLRETFKNLPKTTISLLETLLSVDPHKRGTASSALASEYFTTKPYACDPSSLPTYPPSKEIDAKIREEAKRKKIGGRARGSEITRKAARKPHGFCKLAPAEEMANQRQDSHRINGNHGDILKEVNSAVDVVARKPSTDKLEEASHVKNASQGDIPFPGPLQVSTSSGFAWAKRRKDEASTRSHTRSISRGHIFSVVEPTTALHSRNNVDSKRHENRDVIYGVRTNSRGHDSYEVAKLAMQNNWCKFERPDSFDASDEYHSQELSMAQYQRDEMVAKRRNLDQGDAVEFSGPLLSQSHKVDELLEKHERQIRRIVRKSWFQRV; from the exons ATGGGTTGCGTGAGCTCCAAGCAGGCGGTGTCGGTGACGCCTGCACTGGACCACTCTGGGGCGTTCAGGGACAGCGGAGTCGGGTCGGGTCGGAGTCGGCTGGGGTCGAGCGAGAAGGAGAAGGGCGGCAAGAAGAAGAATGCTGCTGAGCTGGTTGCGATGGCGGGGGCGCTGAGTGGGGGGAGCGAGTTGGGCGAGTCGGGGAGGGCGAGTTCGAACGGGAACGAATCGTCTTACAGCTTCAGATTGGGGAATTTGAACAAGTACGTGGAGGGCGAACAGGTGGCCGCCGGCTGGCCGGCTTGGCTAAGCGCCGTCGCCGGCGAAGCCATTCAGGGCTGGGTTCCTCTCCGACCCGATGCCTTCGAAAAACTAGAAAAG ATCGGACAGGGTACGTATAGCAGCGTGTTCCGAGCACGTGACATGGAAACCGGGAGGTTAGTTGCTCTGAAGAAGGTGCGGTTTGATAATTTTGAGCCTGAGAGTGTTAGGTTTATGGCTCGAGAGATTATGATTCTACGCCGGCTTGACCATCCTAACATCATAAAACTGGAGGGCTTAATTACTTCCCGATTATCATGTAGCATATACCTTGTATTCGAGTACATGGAACATGATATTACTGGACTCTTATCTTGCCCAGACATCAAGTTCAGTGAGTCACAG atTAAGTGCTACATGAAGCAGTTGTTATCTGGACTTGAACACTGTCACTCAAGGGGTGTAATGCATCGGGACATTAAAGGATCAAATCTTTTGGTAAATAACGAAGGAATTTTGAAGGTGGCTGATTTTGGATTGGCAAATTTCTATAGTTCTGGGAATAGGCAACCTCTAACCAGTCGAGTTGTCACTTTGTGGTACCGTCCTCCGGAGCTTCTGCTGGGATCGACTGATTATGGAGCATCTGTGGATCTGTGGAGTGTTGGCTGTGTATTTGCAGAACTAATCCTTGGAAAACCTATCCTTCAAGGGAGAACGGAG GTTGAACAATTacacaaaattttcaaactttgtGGATCCCCACCTGATGAATACTGGAAAAGAAGCAAACTTCCTCATGCAACTCTATTCAAGCCACAGCAACCTTATGATGGTTGTCTTCGGGagacttttaaaaatttaccaAAAACCACCATAAGCCTGCTAGAAACGCTTCTTTCCGTAGATCCCCACAAGCGAGGGACAGCCTCTTCTGCTCTTGCATCTGAG TATTTCACAACAAAGCCCTATGCATGTGATCCATCAAGCTTGCCGACGTACCCACCTAGCAAAGAGATTGATGCAAAAATTCGCGAGGAGGCAAAGAG GAAAAAGATTGGTGGAAGAGCTCGTGGATCTGAAATAACAAGAAAGGCTGCAAGAAAACCCCATGGATTCTGTAAACTGGCACCAGCagag GAAATGGCAAACCAAAGACAAGATTCTCATAGGATTAATGGTAACCATGGAGATATTCTTAAAGAAGTAAATTCTGCCGTAGATGTGGTGGCACGAAAGCCATCAACTGATAAACTTGAAGAAGCTTCCCATGTAAAGAATGCATCTCAAGGCGACATTCCTTTTCCTGGCCCCTTACAAGTTTCTACATCAAGTGGTTTTGCATGGGCAAAAAGGAGGAAAGATGAGGCATCCACAAGATCGCACACTAGGTCTATTTCAAGAGGACACATTTTCAGTGTTGTAGAACCTACTACGGCATTGCATTCAAGGAACAATGTTGACTCCAAAAGGCATGAAAACCGGGATGTTATATATGGAGTCCGCACCAATTCAAGAGGCCATGATTCATATGAGGTTGCGAAGCTTGCAATGCAGAATAATTGGTGCAAGTTTGAGCGTCCAGACTCATTTGATGCTTCTGATGAGTACCACTCTCAGGAACTATCGATGGCACAGTATCAACGAGACGAAATGGTTGCTAAAAGAAGAAATCTG GATCAAGGGGATGCGGTTGAATTTTCCGGACCCTTATTGTCTCAATCACACAAAGTTGATGAACTTTTAGAGAAGCATGAGCGCCAAATCCGCCGGATAGTGCGAAAATCATGGTTTCAAAGAG TGTGA